A genomic window from Streptomyces broussonetiae includes:
- a CDS encoding polysaccharide deacetylase family protein, with the protein MQVRHLPRQRGVLCRSDHPPATFFLIGPHAQRYRADVLREYRAGDAIGEHTVTHPHLTRLPLARIEYEIGTGARQIVSVTGRRPTLFRPPFGAWDARVYAAHLGRLPGGSALVSALAALAGYLAVRWIAPVLLARPLAHGIRPGRYPLWGVTYLRLWALDVLLLGLSPMRVLSGSALMGPYLRLLGARVGPRTTVVTSMIGLPALLRIGPDAAIGYGACLRPWQVADGWVTIAPISIGARAYVGANAVCEPGAELGAGAGLGEQSVAGADEVIASGGRRAGLPARPVEALAPVVESMLATPGPADR; encoded by the coding sequence GTGCAGGTCCGGCACCTTCCGCGCCAGCGAGGCGTCCTGTGCCGCAGCGACCATCCTCCGGCCACGTTCTTCCTCATCGGGCCGCACGCGCAGCGCTACCGGGCGGACGTTCTCAGGGAGTACCGCGCCGGCGACGCGATCGGCGAGCACACCGTCACCCATCCGCATCTCACCCGTCTCCCGCTCGCCCGGATCGAGTACGAGATCGGCACCGGCGCACGGCAGATCGTCTCCGTCACCGGGCGGCGGCCGACGCTGTTCCGGCCGCCGTTCGGGGCGTGGGACGCGCGGGTATACGCCGCGCACCTCGGCCGGTTGCCGGGCGGAAGCGCCCTGGTGTCGGCGCTCGCAGCGCTGGCTGGCTACCTGGCCGTGCGCTGGATCGCCCCCGTCCTGCTCGCCCGGCCGCTGGCGCACGGGATCAGGCCCGGCCGGTACCCGTTGTGGGGGGTCACCTACCTGCGTCTGTGGGCGCTCGACGTGCTGCTGCTCGGGCTGAGCCCGATGCGCGTGCTCAGCGGGTCCGCGCTGATGGGCCCGTATCTGCGGCTTCTCGGCGCCCGGGTCGGGCCGCGCACCACCGTCGTGACCAGCATGATCGGCCTGCCCGCGCTGCTGCGCATCGGCCCCGACGCGGCGATCGGCTACGGCGCCTGCCTGCGCCCCTGGCAGGTCGCCGACGGGTGGGTCACGATCGCTCCGATCAGCATCGGGGCACGGGCGTACGTCGGCGCGAACGCCGTCTGCGAGCCCGGGGCCGAGCTGGGGGCCGGGGCCGGACTCGGCGAGCAGTCCGTGGCCGGCGCGGACGAGGTAATCGCCTCCGGAGGCCGCCGCGCCGGATTGCCCGCGCGGCCGGTCGAGGCACTCGCGCCGGTCGTGGAGTCGATGCTGGCGACACCGGGCCCGGCCGACCGCTGA
- a CDS encoding STAS domain-containing protein: protein MHRLRGRTARTARASEHVMVRLSGEITAKNAESVSKDLLDALATHPRVLEVDLQRVTYMNSDGGQAFLSMLRQARLHGTRIIVTHTSTNASITFQRLGLTQLLDIHEEGAPENGTPDGQSP, encoded by the coding sequence CTGCACCGACTGAGAGGGCGGACAGCCCGCACGGCCCGTGCCTCGGAGCACGTCATGGTCCGGCTGTCGGGCGAGATCACCGCGAAGAACGCAGAAAGTGTCAGCAAGGACCTGCTCGACGCCCTCGCGACGCATCCACGCGTTCTGGAGGTGGATCTCCAACGCGTCACCTACATGAACAGCGACGGAGGCCAGGCCTTCCTCTCCATGCTGCGCCAGGCACGACTCCATGGCACAAGGATCATCGTCACCCATACCAGCACCAACGCCAGCATTACGTTCCAGCGGCTCGGCCTGACCCAACTGCTCGACATCCACGAAGAGGGCGCACCCGAAAACGGCACACCAGATGGCCAGTCTCCGTGA
- a CDS encoding FtsW/RodA/SpoVE family cell cycle protein, producing the protein MTGRRGPAKLAVRPSRSGRLGDRGLELALLLGALLICVFGYAETALALTGKLPPDMALTCVAAAALPLVCHVAVRRFAPHADPLILPLATLLTGLGLVLIHRLDIAYSTHSHHAPPAASGQLMWCGIAVAVFAGVVALLKDHRRLQRYPYVTIAVGMVLLMAPAFYPGDVYGAKRWIFIGPLSFQPGEFVKIVIVVFFAGYLTMRRDALALAGRRLMGMYLPRGRQLGPVAAVWMLSLLVLVFERDLGTSLIFFGLFVIMLYVATERTSWVVFGVVMFAVGAFVVGSFEPHVHGRVVAWLHPMDIFLPPDQRPAGLVSDQAAQALFSFGSGGMLGTGLGEGHPELIGFAGRSDFILTTVGEELGLTGVTLVILLYALLAERGLRTALTVTDPFGKLLAGGLASALVLQVFVVVGGVTGLIPLTGKALPFLAQGGSSMVANWLLVAVLLKVSDTARRPPPQPAADVSAAETQFVRP; encoded by the coding sequence ATGACTGGTCGGCGTGGGCCGGCGAAACTGGCCGTGCGGCCGAGCCGGTCAGGGCGGCTGGGCGACCGGGGGCTGGAGCTGGCCCTCCTGCTCGGCGCCCTACTCATATGCGTGTTCGGCTACGCCGAGACGGCCCTCGCGCTCACCGGGAAGCTGCCGCCCGACATGGCGCTGACGTGCGTGGCCGCGGCCGCACTGCCCCTGGTGTGCCACGTCGCCGTACGCCGGTTCGCGCCGCACGCCGATCCGCTGATCCTGCCGCTGGCCACCCTGCTCACCGGCCTGGGGCTCGTCCTGATCCACCGTCTCGACATCGCCTACTCGACCCACTCCCACCACGCGCCGCCCGCGGCGTCCGGGCAGCTGATGTGGTGCGGCATCGCGGTGGCGGTGTTCGCCGGGGTCGTGGCGCTGCTCAAGGACCACCGCAGGCTCCAGCGCTATCCGTACGTCACGATCGCCGTGGGCATGGTCCTGCTGATGGCGCCCGCGTTCTATCCCGGCGACGTCTACGGCGCCAAGCGGTGGATCTTCATCGGGCCGCTGTCCTTCCAGCCCGGCGAGTTCGTGAAGATCGTCATCGTGGTGTTCTTCGCCGGGTACCTGACGATGCGCAGGGACGCCCTCGCGCTCGCCGGACGGCGGCTGATGGGCATGTACCTGCCGCGCGGGCGCCAGCTCGGCCCGGTCGCGGCCGTGTGGATGCTCAGCCTGCTCGTCCTGGTCTTCGAGCGGGACCTCGGCACCTCGCTGATCTTCTTCGGCCTGTTCGTGATCATGCTGTACGTCGCCACCGAGCGGACCAGCTGGGTGGTGTTCGGCGTCGTCATGTTCGCCGTCGGCGCCTTCGTCGTCGGCTCCTTCGAACCGCACGTCCACGGCCGGGTCGTCGCCTGGCTGCACCCCATGGACATCTTCCTGCCGCCCGACCAGCGCCCGGCCGGACTGGTCTCGGACCAGGCCGCCCAGGCCCTGTTCAGCTTCGGCTCGGGCGGCATGCTCGGCACCGGCCTCGGCGAGGGCCACCCTGAGCTCATCGGCTTCGCCGGGCGCAGCGACTTCATCCTGACCACGGTCGGCGAGGAACTCGGCCTCACCGGGGTGACGCTCGTCATCCTGCTCTACGCCCTGCTCGCCGAGCGCGGCCTGCGCACGGCCCTGACCGTCACCGACCCGTTCGGCAAGCTGCTCGCCGGCGGCCTGGCCTCGGCGCTCGTCCTCCAGGTCTTCGTCGTCGTGGGCGGCGTCACCGGGCTCATCCCGCTCACCGGCAAGGCCCTGCCGTTCCTCGCCCAGGGCGGCTCGTCGATGGTCGCCAACTGGCTGCTGGTCGCCGTCCTGCTCAAGGTCAGCGACACGGCCCGCCGTCCCCCGCCGCAGCCGGCCGCCGACGTCAGCGCCGCCGAGACCCAGTTCGTACGGCCGTGA
- a CDS encoding tail fiber domain-containing protein, translating to MRLFRRSGTADRTAPERTATADSAAVAPAGAVNGYQVLETVTALPISTWRYLWEPEQVRHIGPMAQDWHAAFDFHHENTRVIPLVDANGIALVCIQALNRRIDELTTEVNRLRGLTQHREPNR from the coding sequence GTGCGCCTGTTCCGACGTTCCGGGACGGCGGACCGGACGGCCCCTGAGCGCACCGCCACCGCGGACAGCGCCGCGGTCGCCCCGGCCGGGGCGGTCAACGGCTACCAGGTACTGGAGACGGTCACTGCCCTGCCCATCAGCACGTGGCGCTACCTGTGGGAGCCCGAACAGGTGCGCCACATCGGGCCGATGGCCCAGGACTGGCATGCCGCTTTCGACTTCCACCACGAGAACACTCGTGTGATCCCACTCGTCGACGCCAACGGCATCGCCCTGGTCTGCATCCAGGCCCTGAACCGACGCATCGACGAACTCACCACCGAGGTCAACCGCCTGCGAGGACTCACCCAGCACCGCGAGCCGAACCGGTGA
- a CDS encoding cytochrome D1 domain-containing protein, producing the protein MSRLVENATTHLGDFAGDAPTRGAGIRGSNFPGIQDSVPKTGPTSGVHAYATALVSYSIVVIDTTTRRLVACIPGGANPYGIASAPGTGKLYVTNSGAGDVSVLDTTKGAITGTVDVGLYPHGVASSPDGRTVYVANTGPDTGVGGSRTLTVIDTGADKATTTWQTGLAPRSVAVSPDGRIVYVSCHDGLTVLDAETGMTRRRLPELAKANGVAVHPDGKRVYVVSPSSDTLAVLDTASLRVVARVRVGRTPWQVALSPDGTRAWVSGANDDTVTILDTATAKAVGTVRVGHIPTGITTTVDTVWVCTNAGATVDAIDTTSLRVLARIELGLSTGPSGVVVA; encoded by the coding sequence ATGAGCCGGTTGGTGGAGAACGCCACCACCCACCTCGGCGACTTCGCCGGTGACGCACCCACCCGCGGCGCCGGCATCCGGGGCTCGAACTTCCCGGGCATCCAGGACTCCGTGCCGAAGACCGGGCCCACAAGCGGCGTCCACGCCTACGCGACCGCACTGGTCAGCTATTCCATCGTGGTGATCGACACCACCACCCGGAGGCTGGTCGCGTGCATCCCCGGCGGGGCCAACCCCTATGGGATCGCTTCCGCTCCGGGGACCGGAAAGCTGTACGTGACCAACTCCGGCGCCGGCGACGTCTCCGTGCTGGACACCACCAAGGGCGCGATCACCGGCACGGTCGACGTCGGCCTCTACCCGCACGGCGTGGCCTCGTCCCCGGACGGCCGCACTGTCTACGTCGCCAACACCGGCCCGGACACCGGCGTCGGCGGATCGCGGACGCTCACAGTGATCGACACCGGCGCGGACAAGGCCACCACGACCTGGCAGACCGGCCTTGCCCCGCGCTCCGTCGCCGTCAGCCCTGACGGCCGGATCGTCTACGTCAGTTGCCACGACGGCCTGACCGTGCTCGACGCGGAAACCGGCATGACGCGCAGGCGGCTGCCCGAACTGGCCAAGGCCAACGGTGTGGCCGTGCACCCCGACGGCAAGCGGGTCTACGTGGTCAGCCCGTCAAGCGACACCCTCGCGGTTCTCGACACCGCCTCGCTGCGCGTCGTCGCCCGGGTCCGGGTGGGCCGCACTCCGTGGCAGGTCGCGCTGAGCCCGGACGGAACACGGGCCTGGGTCAGCGGCGCCAACGACGACACCGTCACCATCCTCGACACGGCGACCGCGAAGGCGGTCGGCACGGTCCGGGTCGGCCACATCCCGACCGGCATCACGACGACCGTCGACACCGTCTGGGTATGCACGAATGCCGGCGCCACGGTGGACGCGATCGACACCACCAGCCTGCGAGTGCTCGCCCGCATCGAACTGGGACTGTCCACGGGCCCCAGCGGCGTGGTGGTCGCCTGA
- a CDS encoding glycosyltransferase: MTAAQPSDATSATADEAGMAALRELVAASDDRFRLRPEPGPDQESRTLTVGMATYDDYDGVYFTVTSLLLYHAEVMDQVSILVIDNHPSGAHAWALKRLELDIPQLRYVPYDRRVSTAARDRVFREAASDWVLCLDSHVQLHPGALAALLDYIDAHPDSGDLLQGPLVSTDGLKVSTHWEPRWQQLMYGAWDTDPRGTDPGASPFEIGMQGLGLFACRTKAWPGLNPSFAGHGGEEGHLHEKFRRAGHTVQCLPALRWTHRFDGPRRNRSATTWYQRLFNYLIGYDELGQSPDEAIDHFTAVLGEKAVRQAVADYQAEKRNPFTAFDAITCINLDERTDRWQAMQQRLSTLGLRPERIHRQSATATSGNHHIGCALSHRRAIEQAHADGLQSLLVLEDDALFLPGATWVLRRALAELDGRPWSLLYLGGADWGRTFPRAEGCHHLETVTGITTTHAIAYHHSVFAHLLDELPDTVEGMTAWIHRHTALDQYLAQWNRPDIYRTVPVIAAQTNQTELVAEDLRDQFTL; encoded by the coding sequence ATGACAGCAGCGCAGCCGTCCGACGCGACGTCCGCGACGGCGGACGAGGCAGGAATGGCGGCCCTGCGGGAGCTGGTGGCCGCCTCCGACGACCGTTTCCGGCTGCGCCCGGAACCCGGACCGGATCAGGAATCACGCACCCTCACGGTGGGCATGGCCACGTACGACGACTACGACGGCGTGTACTTCACCGTGACGAGCCTGCTGCTCTACCACGCCGAGGTGATGGACCAGGTCAGCATCCTCGTCATCGACAACCACCCCTCCGGAGCGCACGCCTGGGCGCTGAAGCGCCTGGAACTGGACATCCCCCAGCTGCGCTACGTCCCTTACGACCGCCGCGTGAGCACCGCGGCTCGCGACCGGGTCTTCCGCGAGGCCGCCTCGGACTGGGTCCTGTGCCTGGACTCCCACGTCCAACTGCACCCCGGAGCCCTCGCCGCCCTTCTGGACTACATCGACGCCCACCCCGACAGCGGCGACCTGCTCCAGGGTCCGCTGGTATCCACGGACGGGCTCAAGGTGTCCACTCACTGGGAACCCCGCTGGCAGCAGCTCATGTACGGAGCCTGGGACACCGACCCACGCGGAACCGACCCCGGCGCCTCGCCCTTTGAGATCGGCATGCAGGGGCTGGGCCTGTTCGCCTGCCGGACCAAGGCGTGGCCCGGCCTCAACCCGTCCTTCGCCGGCCACGGCGGCGAGGAGGGCCACCTGCACGAGAAGTTCCGCCGAGCCGGCCACACTGTGCAGTGCCTGCCCGCCCTGCGCTGGACCCACCGTTTCGACGGACCCCGCCGCAACCGGAGCGCCACGACCTGGTACCAGCGTTTGTTCAACTACCTCATCGGCTACGACGAACTGGGCCAGAGCCCCGACGAGGCCATCGACCACTTCACCGCTGTCCTGGGCGAAAAAGCCGTCCGCCAGGCCGTGGCCGACTACCAGGCCGAAAAGCGCAATCCCTTCACCGCCTTCGACGCCATCACCTGTATCAACCTCGACGAACGCACCGACCGCTGGCAGGCCATGCAACAACGCCTGAGCACGCTCGGCCTCCGTCCCGAACGCATCCACCGACAGTCGGCCACCGCCACGTCGGGCAACCACCACATCGGCTGCGCGCTCTCCCATCGCCGAGCCATCGAGCAGGCCCACGCCGACGGCCTGCAGTCCCTGCTCGTCCTGGAGGACGACGCCCTCTTCCTGCCCGGCGCGACCTGGGTACTGCGCCGCGCGTTGGCCGAACTCGACGGCCGGCCCTGGTCACTGCTCTACCTCGGCGGCGCCGACTGGGGACGGACCTTCCCGCGCGCCGAGGGCTGCCACCACCTCGAAACCGTCACCGGCATCACCACCACCCACGCCATCGCCTACCACCACAGCGTCTTCGCCCACCTGCTCGACGAACTCCCCGACACCGTCGAAGGCATGACCGCCTGGATCCACCGCCACACCGCACTGGACCAGTACCTGGCGCAATGGAACCGCCCTGACATTTACCGCACCGTCCCGGTCATCGCCGCCCAGACCAACCAGACCGAACTGGTAGCAGAGGATCTTCGCGACCAGTTCACCCTGTGA
- a CDS encoding ATP-dependent DNA ligase, with protein MLRSRKGTDLEPSVPELRSGAAQLPDATALDGELVVWDAAGRLAFERLQGRLQRRGEGATRLVEQWPVHFVAFDLLRTSGTGTTRWTYRAAGLRCRRPRPGRGAD; from the coding sequence GTGCTGCGCTCCCGCAAGGGAACCGACCTCGAACCCTCCGTCCCCGAGCTGCGCTCCGGCGCCGCGCAGCTCCCCGATGCGACGGCCCTCGACGGGGAGCTGGTCGTATGGGATGCCGCTGGGCGCCTCGCGTTCGAGCGGTTGCAGGGCCGCTTGCAACGCCGCGGCGAGGGCGCGACCCGGCTGGTCGAGCAGTGGCCGGTGCACTTCGTCGCCTTCGACCTGCTTCGGACCTCGGGCACGGGCACGACCAGGTGGACCTACCGGGCCGCAGGGCTGCGCTGTCGACGTCCTCGCCCCGGCCGCGGCGCAGATTGA
- a CDS encoding LCP family protein, producing the protein MNGWPEGWSEDSEPEGARAVSQAGRPLGGYAPQSQQFSGAPQGPTAEPPLPPQLSPRRAAAHGGVPRQVRGDGNGTYRAGRPARPDRPRSWRKRIGYGLLALVVVLMVTSVGTYFWADSKLTRTIDLGALPNRPPQDTGTNYLIAGSDNRGNLTHAQQQALHVGSDNEGQFGNSDTMMILHVGSHGDTLLSLPRDSYVTIPAFTGQTGKHYPASKHKLNVAFSWGGGQLLAQTVEYNTGLHIDRYAEIGFGGFVNLVNTLGGVNMCLDKPIKDKDSGADFKAGCQEFNGAQSLAFVRERHQEANQDLGREKHQQQFLHAVAQQTATPGTLLNPFKLYPALGAGLETLSVDKSMSLCDLAKLALAMKDVSGGQGTSTVVPVANPSYPTADGDSLLWNQTQAKTLFSKLQNDDPVAG; encoded by the coding sequence ATGAACGGATGGCCCGAGGGGTGGAGCGAGGACAGCGAGCCGGAAGGCGCTCGCGCGGTGTCTCAGGCGGGAAGACCACTGGGCGGTTACGCACCGCAGTCACAGCAGTTTTCCGGTGCGCCGCAGGGGCCGACTGCCGAGCCACCGCTGCCGCCTCAGCTGTCACCACGCAGGGCGGCGGCACACGGTGGCGTACCGCGGCAGGTGAGAGGTGACGGCAACGGTACGTACCGGGCGGGCCGCCCGGCGCGTCCGGACCGCCCGAGGAGCTGGCGCAAGCGGATCGGATACGGGCTGCTGGCGCTGGTGGTCGTTCTGATGGTCACGTCTGTGGGGACGTACTTCTGGGCGGACAGCAAGCTGACCCGAACGATCGACCTTGGCGCGCTGCCGAACCGTCCCCCGCAGGACACGGGCACCAACTATCTGATCGCGGGTTCCGACAATCGCGGCAACCTCACACACGCACAGCAGCAGGCGCTGCATGTCGGCAGCGACAACGAGGGGCAGTTCGGCAACAGCGACACGATGATGATCCTGCACGTGGGCTCGCACGGGGACACGTTGCTGAGCCTGCCGCGCGACAGCTATGTGACGATCCCGGCATTCACCGGGCAGACGGGCAAGCACTACCCGGCATCGAAGCACAAGCTGAACGTGGCGTTCTCGTGGGGCGGCGGGCAGTTGCTCGCGCAGACGGTCGAGTACAACACGGGCCTGCACATCGACCGCTACGCGGAGATCGGCTTCGGCGGGTTCGTGAACCTGGTGAACACGCTAGGCGGGGTGAACATGTGCCTGGACAAGCCGATCAAGGACAAGGACTCGGGCGCGGACTTCAAAGCGGGCTGCCAGGAGTTCAACGGGGCGCAGTCTCTGGCGTTCGTCAGGGAGCGGCACCAGGAGGCGAACCAGGACCTGGGCCGCGAGAAGCACCAACAGCAGTTCCTGCACGCGGTCGCTCAGCAGACGGCGACGCCGGGGACGTTGCTGAACCCGTTCAAGCTGTACCCCGCCCTTGGCGCGGGGCTGGAGACTCTGAGCGTCGACAAGAGCATGAGCCTGTGCGACCTGGCGAAGCTGGCGCTGGCCATGAAGGACGTCTCCGGCGGCCAGGGCACGTCGACGGTCGTCCCGGTCGCCAACCCCAGCTACCCGACAGCAGACGGCGATTCCCTCCTGTGGAACCAGACCCAAGCCAAGACCCTCTTCAGCAAGCTCCAAAACGATGATCCTGTGGCCGGCTAA
- a CDS encoding sec-independent translocase, whose protein sequence is MLFDVSPLDLLVLGIMIILLFGPDKLPEVIQKVTGFLRKVRAFSEAAKEDVRSELGPEFKDLELADLHPKTFVRKHLLDGDGLGIEEIRSALDPRAELAELADAVNGEPSESTQRAARTEPTGRTGSGASRAASPDQAPAHAYDPDAT, encoded by the coding sequence ATGTTGTTCGACGTGAGTCCGCTGGACCTGCTTGTCCTGGGGATCATGATCATCCTGCTCTTCGGTCCCGACAAGCTGCCCGAGGTCATACAGAAGGTGACCGGGTTCCTTCGCAAGGTCCGCGCGTTCTCCGAGGCAGCCAAGGAGGACGTCCGCTCGGAACTGGGCCCGGAGTTCAAGGACCTGGAGCTGGCGGACCTGCACCCGAAGACGTTCGTGCGCAAGCACCTCCTCGACGGCGACGGCCTCGGGATCGAGGAGATTCGCTCCGCCCTGGATCCGAGGGCGGAGCTGGCCGAGCTGGCCGACGCGGTGAACGGCGAGCCGAGTGAGTCGACCCAGCGGGCCGCGCGAACCGAGCCGACCGGTCGGACCGGGAGCGGGGCGAGCCGAGCGGCCTCGCCGGATCAGGCCCCCGCGCACGCCTACGATCCCGACGCCACCTGA
- a CDS encoding DUF1345 domain-containing protein, translated as MTTHDTSNPQRPGPEHWTELLHIRMERIEGLLAPADQVSESERPAWQRRTQGEQRWAVMAALLVAVWVQWALPARLSIHPHWLLPALELVMMAALWIAHPHRRIEHRSRLLRALGVLLAAAVSLANGWSAVILVRDLLHGTEGSNAAALLTTGGGIWLTNVIAFSLWYWEWDRGGPVARALGTHQHPDFLFPQMQQEGIAPEDWEPQYMDYLYVALTNATAFSPTDTMPLSRWAKLLMATQSTISLLTLALIISRAVGVLQ; from the coding sequence GTGACCACCCATGACACCTCGAACCCGCAGCGCCCTGGCCCCGAGCACTGGACCGAGCTGCTGCACATCCGCATGGAACGGATCGAGGGCCTGCTCGCTCCGGCCGATCAGGTATCCGAGTCCGAGCGTCCCGCGTGGCAGCGGCGCACCCAGGGCGAGCAACGCTGGGCTGTGATGGCGGCGCTGCTGGTCGCCGTCTGGGTGCAGTGGGCGCTTCCTGCACGACTCAGCATCCACCCGCACTGGCTGCTGCCCGCCCTGGAGCTGGTCATGATGGCGGCGCTGTGGATAGCCCATCCGCACCGGCGGATCGAGCATCGCTCCCGTCTGCTGCGCGCACTGGGCGTGCTGCTGGCCGCCGCGGTCAGCCTGGCCAACGGCTGGTCGGCCGTCATCCTGGTACGCGACCTGCTGCACGGCACCGAGGGCTCCAACGCCGCGGCCCTGCTGACGACCGGCGGCGGCATCTGGCTAACCAACGTCATCGCCTTCAGCCTCTGGTACTGGGAGTGGGACCGGGGCGGCCCGGTGGCCCGCGCCCTGGGCACGCACCAGCACCCGGACTTCCTCTTCCCTCAGATGCAACAGGAGGGCATCGCGCCCGAGGACTGGGAGCCGCAGTACATGGACTACCTCTACGTCGCTCTCACCAACGCCACCGCCTTCAGCCCCACCGACACCATGCCGCTGTCCCGGTGGGCGAAACTGCTGATGGCGACACAGTCCACGATCTCGCTGCTGACCCTGGCGCTGATCATCTCGCGCGCGGTCGGGGTCCTGCAGTAA
- a CDS encoding undecaprenyl-diphosphate phosphatase, giving the protein MIRGLVTSVTQRRVETVDQMLAWLIVTAYVPVAVAGVALDKVFRTTLGQHVPTAIFFALNGIALFVTEQLRRGGTARRRAVAVAARGEEQLSAEEQSDLRITRLTMRQAVTIGAAQIIALLPGISRTGSTISAGIFKGLNHEDSARCALLHAAPVIGGAALLKLPPLLGALGNGLRGPLLAGSVAAFVAAYLAPRYLARHFEHRALIPFAICCSVVGLGSLAYFAVA; this is encoded by the coding sequence GTGATCCGCGGCCTGGTCACGTCGGTCACCCAGCGCCGCGTCGAGACCGTGGACCAGATGTTGGCCTGGCTGATCGTCACCGCCTACGTCCCGGTCGCGGTCGCCGGCGTCGCGCTCGACAAGGTGTTCCGTACAACGCTCGGGCAGCACGTTCCGACCGCGATCTTCTTCGCCCTCAACGGCATCGCGCTTTTCGTCACCGAGCAGCTGCGGCGCGGCGGAACCGCGCGCAGGCGGGCCGTGGCCGTGGCCGCGCGCGGGGAGGAACAGCTGTCGGCGGAGGAACAGTCGGACCTGCGGATCACCCGGCTGACCATGCGCCAGGCCGTGACCATCGGCGCCGCCCAGATCATCGCTCTCCTCCCCGGCATCAGCCGCACCGGCTCCACCATCAGCGCGGGCATCTTCAAGGGCCTGAACCACGAGGACTCCGCCCGCTGCGCGCTCCTCCACGCCGCGCCGGTCATCGGCGGCGCCGCCCTGCTCAAGCTGCCGCCGCTGCTCGGCGCTCTTGGCAACGGCCTACGCGGCCCGCTCCTAGCGGGCAGCGTCGCCGCCTTCGTGGCCGCCTACCTCGCGCCCCGCTACCTGGCCCGGCACTTCGAGCACCGCGCCCTGATCCCCTTCGCGATCTGCTGCTCGGTTGTGGGCCTGGGCAGCCTCGCCTACTTCGCCGTTGCGTAA
- a CDS encoding DUF6542 domain-containing protein: MTVSGFGRGMRMTGQRIAAAGKDTYLSRSDVRSSAASRGARSVPGPRARRAASSRRRSGVPSAGSRRAGLLVWGLPVVGVGVDELLASGPGWAFALTAVIAGGVTAGMCSRAGAWWVLCAPPLVLMAVTVVTEQVAGVSARRVLTTSAVHWGIDAFPAMAGAELAVIAVLVVRMIRSQRSRRGSGA, translated from the coding sequence ATGACCGTCAGCGGATTCGGACGAGGAATGCGGATGACAGGCCAGCGCATCGCCGCTGCCGGCAAGGACACGTATCTCTCCCGCAGCGACGTTAGGTCTTCTGCGGCGTCCCGTGGAGCACGCAGTGTGCCAGGCCCGCGGGCGCGTCGGGCAGCGTCGTCACGTCGTAGATCTGGCGTCCCCTCGGCAGGGTCGCGCCGGGCGGGACTCCTCGTGTGGGGTCTGCCAGTTGTCGGTGTCGGCGTGGACGAACTGCTCGCATCAGGACCGGGATGGGCGTTCGCGCTCACTGCGGTCATCGCGGGGGGCGTGACTGCGGGGATGTGTTCCCGGGCCGGCGCCTGGTGGGTTCTGTGTGCGCCGCCGCTGGTGTTGATGGCGGTCACCGTCGTCACCGAGCAGGTCGCGGGCGTGAGTGCCCGCAGGGTGCTGACCACGTCGGCGGTGCACTGGGGCATCGACGCGTTCCCGGCGATGGCAGGGGCTGAACTTGCTGTGATCGCTGTGCTGGTGGTGCGCATGATCCGGTCCCAGCGAAGCAGGAGGGGGAGCGGTGCCTGA